DNA from Cyanobacteria bacterium FACHB-DQ100:
CTCACGTTTGGCGTGCATTGGCGACAAATTTACGCTGTGATTGCAGGGATTGTGAGCGTGTCAATTGTAGGAATGCTTTGGGCAGTTCTACACCAATATTCCCCTTTACAGCAGCGCTTTACTGGTGAGACGACCGCTCGATCGAACTTTGCCGCCGCGCTCAGAAATCCGATCGTGATTGTTTCTGCATTGTTGTTATTAATCTATGTGGGAACTGAGGTCTCGATCGGGAACTGGGCCTATACTGTGCAACACGTCGGTCGAGGCATTTCGACACAGATTGCAGGATACAGCGTGTCGGGCTATTGGGTGGGGCTGACGATCGGGCGCTTGAGCTTTGGTCAATTGATGAATCGATTGGGTGCAAATCGCACGATCGTGTTTTCACTGCTATTGCTGATTGTGGGCTTGCTGATTTGGTGGCAAATACCGAGCACATGGTTTATTCTGCCCGTTTTAGGATTTGGGCTGGCAATCATCTTTCCCGCAATGATTTGGTTGACACCGCAACGAGTCGATCGAGCAATGGTTCCAACGGCGATCGGTTTACTTGCCAGTATGGGCAGTGTCGGAGCGGCGACGATTCCTACAGGAGTCGGTTGGGTTGCAAATCGAGCGGGGATTGGAATCATTCCTGCATTGATGTTGCCGTTAGCGATCGTCATGTTAGGTTTGCACAGTTGGCTAAT
Protein-coding regions in this window:
- a CDS encoding MFS transporter, with amino-acid sequence MRSKPRSRLNDRLWIGVALIFYSFVAIGIAEGGLGVILPSILETYSLTPATVTFLFISQVSGYAIAATASSFLTHRFGLAKTILLGLLLLTSALSLYASTTHWIVMIATGSLLGFGIGLIDAGGNTFIAHEQQNANLMGLLHAFYGIGALSGPAIATALLTFGVHWRQIYAVIAGIVSVSIVGMLWAVLHQYSPLQQRFTGETTARSNFAAALRNPIVIVSALLLLIYVGTEVSIGNWAYTVQHVGRGISTQIAGYSVSGYWVGLTIGRLSFGQLMNRLGANRTIVFSLLLLIVGLLIWWQIPSTWFILPVLGFGLAIIFPAMIWLTPQRVDRAMVPTAIGLLASMGSVGAATIPTGVGWVANRAGIGIIPALMLPLAIVMLGLHSWLMSRLAQR